The proteins below come from a single Peromyscus eremicus chromosome 22, PerEre_H2_v1, whole genome shotgun sequence genomic window:
- the Cpsf3 gene encoding cleavage and polyadenylation specificity factor subunit 3, with amino-acid sequence MSAIPAEESDQLLIRPLGAGQEVGRSCIILEFKGRKIMLDCGIHPGLEGMDALPYIDLIDPAEIDLLLISHFHLDHCGALPWFLQKTSFKGRTFMTHATKAIYRWLLSDYVKVSNISADDMLYTETDLEESMDKIETINFHEVKEVAGIKFWCYHAGHVLGAAMFMIEIAGVKLLYTGDFSRQEDRHLMAAEIPNIKPDILIIESTYGTHIHEKREEREARFCNTVHDIVNRGGRGLIPVFALGRAQELLLILDEYWQNHPELHDIPIYYASSLAKKCMAVYQTYVNAMNDKIRKQININNPFVFKHISNLKSMDHFDDIGPSVVMASPGMIQNGLSRELFESWCTDKRNGVIIAGYCVEGTLAKHIMSEPEEITTMSGQKLPLKMSVDYISFSAHTDYQQTSEFIRALKPPHVILVHGEQNEMARLKAALIREYEDNDEVHIEVHNPRNTEAVTLNFRGEKLAKVMGFLADKKPEQGQRVSGILVKRNFNYHILSPCDLSNYTDLAMSTVKQTQAIPYTGPFSLLYHQLQRLTGDVEELEIQEKPALKVFKNITVVQEPGMVVLEWLANPSNDMYADTVTTVILEVQSNPKIRKGAVQKVSKKLEMHVYSKRLEVMLQDIFGEDCVSVKDDSVLSVTVDGKTANISLETRTVECEEGSEEDESLREMVELAAQRLYEALTPVH; translated from the exons ATGTCCGCGATTCCTGCCGAGGAGAGCGACCAGCTGCTGATCCGACCCCT TGGTGCGGGCCAAGAAGTGGGAAGATCATGCATTATTCTGGagttcaaaggaagaaaaatcatg CTGGACTGTGGGATCCATCCTGGCCTGGAAGGAATGGATGCTCTCCCTTACATCGACCTCATCGACCCAGCTGAGATCGACCTCCTGTTGATCAGTCA TTTCCATTTGGATCACTGTGGGGCTCTGCCCTGGTTCCTCCAGAAAACCAGCTTCAAAGGACGGACGTTTATGACCCACGCCACAAAGGCGATCTACAGGTGGCTCCTCTCGGACTACGTCAAAGTCAG CAACATATCGGCAGATGACATGCTGTACACCGAGACAGACTTGGAAGAAAGCATGGACAAAATCGAAACCATCAACTTCCATGAAGTTAAGGAGGTGGCGGGAATCAAGTTCTGGTGTTACCATGCCGGCCACGTCCTGGGAGCGGCCATGTTTATGATTGAGATTGCGGGAGTGAAG CTGTTGTATACAGGTGATTTCTCAAGACAAGAAGATAGACATCTAATGGCTGCTGAAATTCCTAATATTAAGCCAGACATCCTTATCATT GAATCTACCTATGGGACCCATATCCATGAGAAACGTGAGGAGCGAGAAGCAAGGTTCTGCAACACCGTGCACGACATTGTCAACAGAGGGGGCCGGGGGCTCATCCCTGTCTTCGCTCTCGGACGAGCTCAGGAGCTGCTGCTGATTCTAG ATGAGTACTGGCAGAACCACCCAGAACTGCACGACATTCCCATTTACTACGCCTCGTCTCTGGCCAAGAAGTGCATGGCAGTATACCAGACCTACGTGAACGCCATGAATGACAAGATCCGGAAGCAGATCAACATCAACAACCCCTTTGTTTTCAAGCACATCAGCAACCTCAAG AGCATGGATCACTTTGACGACATCGGTCCCAGTGTCGTAATGGCCTCGCCAGGCATGATTCAGAACGGCTTGTCCAGGGAGCTGTTTGAAAGCTGGTGCACGGACAAGAGGAATGGCGTCATCATCGCGGGGTACTGCGTGGAAGGGACACTTGCCAAG CACATCATGTCCGAACCTGAAGAAATCACCACCATGTCTGGACAGAAGTTGCCACTGAAGATGTCGGTTGattacatttctttctctgctcaCACAGATTACCAGCAAACCAGTGAATTTATCCGTGCTCTGAAGCCGCCTCATGTG ATTTTAGTCCATGGGGAACAGAACGAAATGGCCAGGCTGAAAGCAGCGCTGATCCGAGAATATGAAGATAATGACGAGGTTCACATTGAGGTTCACAATCCTCGGAACACAGAGGCCGTGACCCTGAACTTCAGGGGAGAGAAGCTCGCCAAG GTCATGGGCTTTTTGGCAGACAAGAAACCAGAACAGGGCCAGCGGGTCTCTGGAATTCTTGTTAAAAGAAACTTTAATTACCACATACTGTCGCCCTGTGACCTCTCCA ACTACACCGACCTGGCCATGAGCACTGTAAAGCAGACCCAAGCCATCCCATACACCGGGCCCTTCAGTCTGCTGTATCACCAGCTGCAGAGGTTGACAG GTGATGTAGAAGAGTTAGAAATTCAAGAAAAACCTGCTCTGAAGGTGTTCAAAAATATCACTGTCGTACAGGAGCCCGGCATGGTGGTTCTAGAG TGGCTGGCCAACCCCTCTAACGACATGTATGCGGACACAGTGACCACCGTGATCCTGGAAGTTCAGTCGAATCCCAAAATCAGGAAAG GTGCCGTCCAGAAGGTCTCTAAGAAGTTAGAGATGCACGTTTACAGCAAGAGGCTGGAAGTCATGCTCCA GGACATATTTGGAGAAGACTGTGTCAGCGTGAAAGATGACTCTGTCCTCAGTGTCACAGTGGATGGGAAAACGGCAAATATTAGTTTGGAGACGCGG ACGGTGGAGTGTGAGGAAGGTAGTGAGGAGGACGAGTCCCTCCGAGAAATGGTGGAGCTGGCCGCGCAGAGGCTCTACGAGGCCCTGACGCCTGTGCACTGA
- the Itgb1bp1 gene encoding integrin beta-1-binding protein 1, translated as MFRKGKKRHSSSSSQSSEISTKSKSVDSSLGGLSRSSTVASLDTDSTKSSGQSNSLDTCAEFRIKYVGAIEKLDLSQGKSLQGPLDLINYIDVAQQDGKLPFVPLEEEFILGVSKYGIKVSTTDQHGVLHRHALYLIIRMVCYDDGLGAGKSLLALKTTDASNEECSLWVYQCNSLEQAQAICKVLSTAFDSVLTSDKS; from the exons ATGTTTCGCAAAGGCAAGAAGCGGCACAGCAGCAGCAGTTCCCAGAGCAGTGAGATCAGCACGAAGAGCAAG TCCGTGGATTCCAGCCTTGGTGGTCTCTCGAGATCCAGCACCGTCGCCAGCCTCGATACCGACTCCACCAAAAGCTCAG GACAGAGCAACAGTTTAGACACGTGTGCCGAGTTTCGAATAAAGTATGTTGGTGCCATCGAGAAACTGGACCTGTCTCAGGGGAAGAGTCTCCAAGGACCACTGGACCTGATAAATTATATAGATGTCGCCCAG CAAGATGGAAAGCTGCCTTTTGTTCCCCTGGAGGAGGAGTTTATTCTGGGTGTTTCCAAGTACGGCATAAAAGTCTCAACCACGGATCAGCAT GGCGTTCTGCATAGGCATGCCCTGTATTTAATCATCCGGATGGTGTGTTATGACGACGGCCTGGGAGCCGGGAAGAGCTTGCTGGCACtcaagaccacagatgccagcaatGAAGAATGCAGCCTGTGGGTTTACCAGTGTAACAGCCTG GAGCAAGCCCAAGCAATCTGCAAGGTTTTATCCACAGCATTTGACTCTGTGTTGACGTCCGACAAGTCCTGA